Proteins encoded within one genomic window of Argiope bruennichi chromosome 7, qqArgBrue1.1, whole genome shotgun sequence:
- the LOC129975121 gene encoding histone H1C-like — translation MLRNRRGRWVSESKPTNRKSEKAGGRILGGFVIKNIFILRFRLSTVKMSEETAAAPATPATATPKKKAKSGATKSKPNPPTHPKVSEMVVKSITTLKERGGSSLQAIKKHISSQYKVDIDRLTPFIKKYLKSAVAAGTLVQTKGKGANGSFKLSASGQKTKEPKKIVKKPKKEGAASPKKAKAPAKKTAKPKEKAEKKKKPAAAKKATAGAKKVAKPKSPKKAKATKPKAPKPKKLKTPKKAAPKKTSKK, via the coding sequence ATGCTCCGAAACAGAAGGGGAAGGTGGGTGAGCGAGTCGAAACCGACCAATCGTAAAAGCGAAAAGGCGGGCGGGCGGATTCTTGGCGGTTtcgttattaagaatatttttatattacgttTCAGACTCTCGACTGTCAAGATGTCCGAGGAAACAGCCGCTGCCCCTGCAACTCCAGCCACTGCCACGCCtaagaaaaaggcaaaaagtgGCGCAACCAAATCGAAACCTAATCCTCCAACTCATCCCAAGGTTTCCGAAATGGTTGTGAAATCCATCACCACTCTGAAAGAGCGAGGTGGCTCTTCACTGCAAGCTATCAAAAAGCACATCAGCAGTCAGTACAAAGTCGACATCGACCGTTTGACtcctttcatcaaaaaatatttgaaaagcgcTGTCGCTGCTGGAACTCTGGTTCAAACCAAAGGAAAGGGAGCTAACGGTTCATTCAAGCTGAGTGCATCCGGTCAAAAAACCAAGGAGCCAAAGAAAATCGTGAAAAAGCCTAAAAAGGAAGGAGCTGCTTCTCCAAAGAAAGCAAAAGCCCCTGCTAAGAAAACGGCCAAGCCGAAGGAAAAAGCAGAGAAAAAGAAGAAGCCTGCTGCTGCTAAGAAAGCCACTGCTGGGGCTAAAAAAGTAGCCAAACCCAAATCTCCTAAGAAGGCAAAGGCTACAAAGCCAAAAGCTCCCAAGCCCAAGAAATTAAAAACACCCAAAAAAGCAGCTCCTAAAAAAACTTCCAAGAAGTAA